From a single Intestinibaculum porci genomic region:
- a CDS encoding homocysteine S-methyltransferase family protein, translated as MTFLERLGKEWLFWDGGTGTILQSWGLKAGELPERWNIEHPEKIVELNRMYFEAGSDIVNTNTFGANSLKLPGEVEAVVTAAVENAKKARLLAGRDNDGYIALDMGPTGKLLEPLGDLPFEKAIDLYKEVVRAGVKAGVDLILIETMTDSYEMKAAVLAAKEESDLPVCVTMTFDEKGKLLTGGTPEAMAAMLEGLRVDAIGVNCGLGPNQLKPFVERLCDASSLPIIVNPNAGLPKNKDGVDYYDMGPEEFTDYMADIARTCDVAVLGGCCGTTPDYIRLEKEKCLAIPFRKPTVKHHSRVTSFSQVVEIGKKPVIIGERINPTGKKKFKAALKEHDINYILSQGLEQEDAGAHILDVNVGLPGIDEPAMLVEVMTKLQSVLALPLQIDTGDVVAMEKALRAYNGKPMLNSVNGKQETMDAVFPLVAKYGAVVVALALDERGIPQTSDERIEIAQKIYKEAAKYGISKDDIVIDGLAMTVSSDPTSALTTLETIRRIRDELRGHSILGVSNISFGLPNRKVLNANFFTMAMQNSLSCAIVNPNLSAMMDSYRAYIALCNLDTNFNEYITAYADVKAASVKKESQAMSLYESIKRGMDQNAAAATREGLKTKDGLTLINEELIPALDEVGKGFEKGTLFLPQLLMSAEAAKAAFAVVKESMQGQAREVKGRIILATVKGDVHDIGKNIVKVMLENYGFEVLDLGKDVPPEKIVQVALDENIRLVGLSALMTTTVVSMEETIKQLRAKKPDTLVCVGGAVMTQDYADEIGADAYCNDAMETVHYANKVFHVEE; from the coding sequence GTGACATTTTTAGAGCGATTAGGAAAAGAATGGCTATTCTGGGATGGCGGTACCGGTACGATTTTACAAAGCTGGGGTCTCAAAGCTGGGGAACTGCCAGAGCGCTGGAATATCGAACATCCTGAAAAAATCGTTGAACTTAATAGAATGTATTTCGAAGCGGGCAGTGATATCGTCAATACCAATACCTTTGGCGCTAATAGTTTAAAACTCCCTGGCGAGGTTGAAGCGGTTGTCACCGCCGCGGTGGAAAATGCGAAAAAAGCCCGCTTATTAGCGGGGCGTGATAATGATGGCTATATTGCCTTAGATATGGGCCCAACGGGAAAATTACTGGAGCCGCTTGGCGACTTGCCTTTTGAAAAAGCCATTGATCTTTATAAGGAAGTGGTGCGTGCCGGCGTAAAAGCTGGTGTTGATCTCATCCTTATTGAGACGATGACGGATTCTTATGAAATGAAAGCTGCCGTTTTAGCGGCTAAAGAAGAAAGCGACTTACCCGTTTGTGTGACCATGACCTTTGATGAAAAGGGAAAACTGTTAACGGGGGGCACTCCGGAAGCGATGGCCGCAATGCTTGAAGGATTGCGTGTTGATGCCATCGGCGTCAACTGCGGCCTTGGTCCTAATCAGCTAAAGCCATTTGTGGAACGCTTATGCGACGCCTCTTCATTGCCAATTATTGTCAATCCTAATGCTGGCTTACCAAAAAACAAAGATGGTGTGGATTACTATGATATGGGGCCAGAGGAATTTACCGATTATATGGCGGATATTGCCCGCACTTGTGATGTAGCCGTATTAGGCGGCTGCTGCGGGACAACGCCGGATTATATTCGTTTAGAAAAAGAGAAGTGTCTCGCGATACCTTTTCGAAAGCCAACGGTGAAACATCATAGTCGCGTGACCTCTTTCTCGCAGGTTGTTGAGATTGGGAAAAAGCCCGTTATTATTGGGGAGCGTATTAACCCAACCGGGAAAAAGAAATTCAAAGCGGCGTTAAAAGAGCATGATATCAACTATATCTTATCGCAGGGTTTAGAGCAGGAAGATGCAGGTGCGCATATTCTTGATGTCAATGTTGGGTTACCGGGCATTGATGAACCGGCAATGTTAGTTGAAGTGATGACGAAACTGCAGAGCGTGCTCGCTTTACCGCTGCAGATTGATACCGGTGATGTCGTGGCGATGGAAAAAGCCTTACGCGCTTATAACGGGAAACCGATGTTAAACAGTGTGAATGGCAAACAGGAAACGATGGATGCCGTTTTTCCATTAGTCGCAAAGTACGGCGCCGTCGTTGTGGCGCTGGCGTTAGATGAACGCGGCATTCCGCAAACCAGTGATGAACGTATTGAAATTGCCCAGAAGATTTACAAAGAAGCGGCGAAATATGGGATCTCAAAAGATGATATTGTCATTGATGGCTTAGCCATGACCGTTTCCTCTGATCCAACATCCGCCTTAACAACATTAGAGACAATCCGCCGGATTCGTGATGAATTACGTGGTCATTCGATTTTAGGGGTTTCCAATATTTCTTTCGGGTTACCGAACCGTAAAGTTTTAAATGCGAACTTCTTTACCATGGCGATGCAGAATAGTTTATCCTGCGCGATTGTCAACCCGAACTTAAGTGCGATGATGGATAGCTATCGGGCTTATATTGCCTTATGCAATTTAGATACGAACTTTAATGAATATATTACCGCTTATGCGGATGTCAAAGCGGCGTCCGTAAAGAAAGAATCCCAGGCGATGAGCTTATATGAAAGTATTAAACGCGGGATGGATCAAAATGCGGCCGCGGCGACGAGAGAAGGGTTAAAGACCAAAGATGGTTTAACGCTGATTAATGAAGAGTTAATTCCCGCTTTAGATGAAGTAGGGAAAGGCTTTGAAAAAGGGACACTCTTCTTACCGCAGCTTCTTATGAGCGCCGAAGCTGCCAAAGCAGCCTTTGCGGTCGTTAAAGAATCAATGCAGGGCCAAGCGCGTGAAGTCAAAGGACGTATTATCTTAGCGACAGTGAAAGGCGATGTTCATGATATTGGGAAGAATATCGTGAAAGTCATGTTAGAAAACTATGGCTTTGAAGTCTTAGATTTAGGCAAAGATGTGCCGCCGGAAAAGATTGTTCAGGTGGCGTTAGATGAAAATATTCGTTTAGTGGGTTTAAGTGCTTTGATGACCACGACAGTTGTCTCAATGGAAGAAACGATTAAACAGCTACGAGCCAAGAAGCCAGACACGTTAGTATGTGTTGGCGGGGCCGTGATGACCCAGGATTATGCCGATGAAATCGGTGCAGATGCGTATTGTAATGATGCAATGGAAACAGTGCATTATGCCAATAAAGTTTTTCATGTGGAGGAGTAA
- a CDS encoding prenyltransferase/squalene oxidase repeat-containing protein encodes MKKILTGLLSAAMTVSMATTVALAANSQTKVKPALNKVVGYYTKNNTLSSSDQVISVASLGLDASSKSFKLDPDYKKSLASLSTKSIGEFTKGIVAITLLGDNPASYQGKNYVKSLEGLVAKDGSIKGTTGPNQSVYALYALESVNSSKVSVAAKYLASQAMDNGAFWYNYNGKFADDATTAWVIEALTLANKKTYAPVINKAFAYLEGGYKQDGSYDNSGFGGNADTQSCVLQAYAVYNKKSMKTKAVDYLLSKQLDDGSFSALNYTTGKEESNAYTTVEAARALGTYTYGSVYQQAAAFNASYHKLTKDNVKLSKTTYVYNGKRQQPTVKVTYDKKALNKKNYVVTLPKEAKKVGKYTITVKGKEDYKGIVKVTYTITPAAVKVKSVKGVKKGFVVSYQKAPKTTVQVAYTLDKKTTYKKTTKSVLKVSALKAGKTYDVKVRALQNGVYGPWSKSVQVKA; translated from the coding sequence ATGAAGAAAATTTTAACCGGCTTACTGTCAGCCGCAATGACGGTGTCAATGGCGACAACGGTGGCGTTAGCAGCCAATTCACAGACGAAGGTGAAACCAGCTTTAAACAAAGTGGTTGGCTACTACACCAAAAATAACACCCTCTCTTCGAGTGATCAGGTTATTTCTGTAGCTTCTTTAGGCTTAGATGCCTCAAGTAAAAGCTTCAAATTGGATCCTGATTATAAAAAGTCATTGGCATCTTTATCAACAAAATCTATTGGTGAATTTACGAAAGGAATCGTAGCCATTACCTTATTAGGTGATAATCCTGCTTCTTATCAGGGCAAGAATTATGTCAAAAGCTTAGAAGGCTTAGTCGCTAAAGATGGTTCCATCAAAGGAACAACTGGCCCTAACCAATCTGTTTATGCACTTTATGCTTTAGAGTCAGTTAATTCATCTAAAGTTTCTGTGGCCGCTAAATACTTAGCTTCACAGGCTATGGATAACGGAGCTTTCTGGTATAACTACAATGGCAAGTTTGCGGATGATGCAACGACGGCCTGGGTCATTGAAGCATTAACTTTAGCCAATAAAAAAACATATGCCCCTGTTATTAATAAAGCTTTTGCCTATTTAGAAGGCGGCTATAAGCAGGATGGCTCTTATGACAATAGCGGTTTTGGTGGTAACGCGGATACGCAATCTTGCGTCTTACAGGCTTATGCCGTTTACAATAAAAAGTCAATGAAAACGAAAGCGGTAGATTATCTGCTTTCAAAACAGTTAGATGATGGTTCATTTAGTGCTCTTAACTATACAACAGGTAAGGAAGAAAGCAACGCTTATACAACGGTTGAAGCAGCGCGCGCTTTAGGTACATATACTTATGGCTCTGTTTATCAGCAAGCTGCTGCTTTCAATGCCTCATATCATAAACTGACAAAAGATAACGTGAAGTTATCAAAGACGACTTATGTTTATAATGGTAAACGCCAGCAGCCAACCGTCAAAGTCACTTATGACAAAAAAGCTCTTAATAAGAAAAACTACGTTGTCACATTACCAAAAGAAGCTAAGAAAGTTGGCAAATATACGATCACGGTCAAAGGAAAGGAAGATTATAAGGGCATTGTTAAAGTCACTTATACAATCACTCCGGCAGCGGTGAAAGTCAAGAGCGTGAAAGGCGTCAAGAAAGGCTTTGTTGTATCTTATCAGAAAGCGCCTAAAACAACTGTGCAGGTGGCTTATACTTTAGACAAGAAAACAACCTATAAAAAGACGACTAAATCAGTCTTAAAAGTTTCTGCTTTAAAAGCTGGTAAAACATACGATGTGAAAGTCCGTGCTTTACAGAATGGGGTTTATGGACCTTGGTCTAAGAGTGTTCAGGTGAAAGCTTAA
- a CDS encoding DUF4430 domain-containing protein, with protein MRKILICLMLALGLVISPVSAKKKKAMVTLKVIGIHKTFYNKKLSYKKGETAYTLLKRSKLKLKTKGFGPFLYVSSINGLAEKTHGNLSGWMYKVGKKAPNVGANAYKLKANMKVTWYYVNY; from the coding sequence ATGCGAAAGATTCTTATTTGCCTGATGTTAGCACTCGGCTTAGTGATCAGTCCGGTCAGTGCGAAAAAGAAAAAGGCTATGGTGACGCTAAAAGTTATTGGTATTCATAAAACTTTTTACAACAAAAAACTGAGTTATAAAAAAGGAGAAACAGCTTATACGCTTTTAAAGCGCAGTAAGCTTAAACTGAAAACCAAAGGCTTTGGGCCGTTCCTCTATGTTTCATCGATCAATGGCTTGGCGGAAAAGACGCATGGCAATCTTTCAGGCTGGATGTATAAAGTTGGGAAAAAAGCGCCTAATGTGGGGGCGAATGCTTATAAGCTGAAGGCTAATATGAAAGTCACATGGTATTATGTCAATTATTAA
- a CDS encoding ECF transporter S component — MSIIKFPSVKEIALIGILAAVNIASRLFLQFLPNIKPVTAIIILSVMLFGLAFGLKLTIVTTIVSDVFLGLGLWTVFQILAWSVICLLTSLLMIPYRRKEHGPPLIPMAIYSAAMGFVFGFVVSFEQFVYGGWGLFIPYYIAGLSFDALHAGGNFFFYLICAPILMKVMKNEAKKLVH; from the coding sequence ATGTCAATTATTAAATTCCCGTCGGTTAAAGAAATTGCGTTAATTGGGATCTTAGCTGCAGTGAATATCGCTTCGCGATTATTCCTGCAGTTTTTGCCCAATATTAAACCGGTGACCGCGATTATTATTTTATCAGTCATGCTCTTTGGCTTAGCCTTTGGCTTAAAACTGACGATTGTCACAACGATCGTTTCTGATGTCTTTTTAGGCCTTGGCTTATGGACGGTGTTTCAGATTCTGGCCTGGAGCGTGATTTGTCTTTTGACGAGTTTATTAATGATTCCTTATCGTCGGAAAGAACATGGACCGCCGTTAATACCGATGGCCATTTACAGTGCCGCGATGGGCTTTGTCTTTGGTTTTGTCGTCTCTTTTGAACAGTTTGTTTATGGCGGCTGGGGTCTTTTTATTCCTTACTACATCGCCGGGCTGAGTTTTGATGCTTTGCATGCTGGAGGCAATTTCTTTTTCTATCTCATCTGTGCCCCGATTCTGATGAAAGTGATGAAAAATGAAGCTAAAAAATTAGTACATTAA
- a CDS encoding elongation factor G, whose product MRNYHSNEMGTVAVLGHSGSGKTSVIEAMAYRSGQIGQVGTIQRGNTLSDYDPEEVRRQSSISLTPIPVEWNNCKINLLDTPGAFDFNGEVDAALAVSESVLIIVPATKGLTTGTKEAMYKAHDKARMIYINGIDKPNGNYHEKLKELQDTYGKVIAPIQVPIMEGEKMVGYVNVAKMEGRRFEGDQTHPCPIPEGMDDLIEPVKAMIDEAVANTSDELLEKYLNEEPFTREEISQALRLGVVNKTLIPVLCGTDQIGISIILNSMVAFFSASGDMSNSFIIHNNLTDEDEIIGFDEKLPPAAQVFKTYSDPFIGRISLIKVLTGTIRPNMTLINQRNKGEEKLAKLYIMQGKNMIEVDELNAGDIGAIQKLDHTKTNDVLSDKNFPIEVEPIKFSQPYYGRAIRPLGKTNEDKISAALARFLEEDPCLRFVTNAETSQQCLYGLGDIHLDSVVSRLKNKYKVEVALDDIIIPYRETIRGEVTHRTKYKKQSGGHGQYGDVEIKFEPSHDYSTAYVFEEQVFGGAVPKSYFPAVEKGLQEACKHGVLASYPVLGLKATLLDGSYHSVDSSEQAFKTATIMCFKEALPEAKPALLEPYVTINVYVPEEFMGDIMSHFNKHRARVIGQEILDDRIMKITAEAPQTEIMNYAIDLRSMTQGQGFFDQEFLDYEFMDSTLQQRVIAARKPKE is encoded by the coding sequence ATGAGAAACTATCACTCCAACGAAATGGGCACTGTTGCGGTTCTCGGACACTCAGGAAGTGGCAAGACATCCGTAATTGAGGCCATGGCTTATCGTAGTGGTCAGATAGGCCAAGTTGGAACAATTCAACGCGGAAACACGCTTTCCGATTATGATCCCGAAGAAGTCAGACGTCAGTCTTCAATTTCTTTGACCCCTATTCCTGTGGAATGGAATAACTGTAAAATCAATTTACTTGATACTCCGGGTGCTTTTGATTTCAATGGTGAAGTCGATGCAGCCTTAGCGGTATCAGAAAGTGTTTTAATCATCGTCCCAGCCACCAAAGGCTTGACCACCGGAACTAAAGAAGCGATGTATAAAGCACACGATAAAGCCCGCATGATTTATATCAACGGCATCGATAAACCAAATGGCAATTATCATGAAAAGCTGAAAGAATTACAGGATACCTATGGCAAAGTCATCGCCCCAATCCAGGTGCCAATCATGGAAGGCGAAAAAATGGTCGGCTATGTCAATGTCGCGAAAATGGAAGGCCGTCGTTTTGAAGGTGATCAGACCCATCCTTGTCCTATTCCTGAAGGTATGGATGATCTCATTGAACCGGTTAAAGCGATGATCGATGAAGCCGTCGCTAACACCAGCGATGAATTATTAGAGAAATATCTCAATGAAGAACCATTTACACGTGAAGAGATTTCTCAGGCTTTACGCCTTGGCGTAGTCAATAAGACCTTGATTCCGGTGCTTTGCGGCACTGATCAGATTGGTATTTCCATCATTTTAAATTCGATGGTAGCGTTCTTTAGCGCCAGCGGTGATATGAGCAATTCCTTCATCATTCATAATAATCTGACCGATGAAGATGAAATCATCGGTTTCGATGAAAAGTTGCCGCCTGCAGCGCAGGTTTTCAAAACTTATTCTGACCCATTTATCGGTCGTATTTCATTAATCAAGGTGTTAACCGGGACGATCCGTCCGAATATGACACTCATTAATCAGCGTAATAAAGGGGAAGAAAAATTAGCGAAGCTGTATATTATGCAGGGCAAGAACATGATTGAAGTTGATGAACTCAACGCCGGTGATATCGGGGCCATTCAGAAACTCGATCATACCAAGACCAATGATGTCTTATCCGATAAAAACTTCCCAATCGAAGTCGAACCGATCAAATTCTCACAGCCATATTATGGCCGTGCTATTCGTCCGCTTGGCAAAACGAACGAAGACAAGATCTCGGCAGCGCTCGCGCGTTTCCTCGAAGAAGATCCTTGCCTGCGTTTTGTAACCAATGCCGAAACATCTCAGCAGTGCCTCTATGGTTTAGGTGATATTCACTTAGACTCAGTTGTCTCTCGCTTAAAGAATAAATACAAAGTTGAAGTGGCTTTAGATGATATTATCATCCCTTATCGCGAAACCATTCGTGGCGAAGTCACCCATCGTACAAAATACAAGAAACAATCTGGCGGTCATGGCCAGTATGGTGATGTCGAAATTAAATTCGAACCATCTCATGACTACAGCACCGCTTATGTCTTTGAAGAACAAGTCTTTGGCGGCGCCGTCCCTAAGAGCTATTTCCCAGCTGTTGAAAAAGGCTTACAGGAAGCCTGCAAGCATGGTGTTTTAGCCTCTTATCCAGTTTTAGGCTTAAAAGCCACTTTACTCGATGGTTCTTATCACTCTGTCGATTCTAGTGAACAAGCCTTCAAGACAGCCACGATTATGTGCTTCAAGGAAGCATTGCCAGAAGCGAAACCAGCTTTATTAGAACCATATGTCACGATCAATGTTTATGTACCAGAAGAATTCATGGGCGATATTATGTCGCATTTCAATAAACATCGTGCCCGTGTCATCGGTCAGGAAATCTTAGATGACCGCATCATGAAGATTACCGCTGAAGCGCCACAGACAGAAATCATGAACTATGCGATTGACTTACGTTCGATGACGCAAGGTCAGGGCTTCTTCGATCAGGAATTCTTAGATTATGAATTCATGGATTCCACTTTACAGCAGCGCGTGATCGCCGCTCGTAAACCAAAAGAATAA
- a CDS encoding peptidylprolyl isomerase: protein MKTINFEIEMNDGAVMKGELYPEVAPETVDNFVNLCHEQFYNGLTFHRVIPGFMIQGGDPLGNGTGGSKKKIKGEFNANGFKNDLSHKRGVISMARAMDYNSASSQFFIMHADYPFLDGDYAAFGQVTEGLEEVDKIANVPTGPNDKPLTDVVIKEIRIVD from the coding sequence ATGAAAACAATTAATTTCGAAATTGAAATGAATGATGGAGCTGTGATGAAAGGGGAATTATATCCTGAAGTAGCTCCAGAAACTGTCGATAACTTTGTTAATTTATGTCATGAACAATTTTATAATGGTTTAACATTCCACCGTGTCATTCCTGGTTTTATGATCCAGGGCGGTGACCCATTAGGAAATGGTACCGGCGGCAGCAAGAAAAAGATCAAAGGTGAATTCAATGCTAATGGATTCAAGAATGATTTATCACATAAACGCGGGGTTATCTCAATGGCGCGGGCAATGGATTATAACTCAGCGAGCTCACAGTTCTTTATCATGCATGCTGATTATCCATTCTTAGATGGTGATTATGCAGCTTTTGGTCAGGTGACTGAAGGTTTAGAAGAAGTGGATAAAATTGCGAACGTGCCAACTGGTCCAAATGATAAACCATTGACAGATGTTGTTATTAAAGAAATAAGAATTGTAGACTAA
- a CDS encoding GyrI-like domain-containing protein encodes MKEGIRKEYKKVYDASSKRIDIVQVPEFNFIMVDGIGNPKVEEFKLKKHALKILSQEIREYFKKEKDLLYLISPLEGLWDTYDNSRFDVTRKKMIRFTLMMAQPKLLDEATFEMIKQRTAIKKDNPYIVDVYLKKYCEGECVQTLHRGPYNTEIEDTKKLMEYITIQNMKLVGFHHEIYLKDEEKVDEEKLKTIIRYAIEEEQGM; translated from the coding sequence ATGAAAGAAGGAATTCGTAAAGAATATAAAAAGGTCTACGATGCCTCTTCAAAGCGGATTGATATTGTCCAGGTCCCAGAGTTTAACTTTATTATGGTCGATGGAATCGGAAACCCGAAGGTTGAAGAGTTTAAGTTAAAGAAACATGCTTTAAAAATTCTCTCACAGGAGATACGTGAATATTTCAAAAAAGAAAAAGACCTTTTGTATCTTATTTCCCCTTTAGAAGGATTATGGGATACGTATGATAATTCACGCTTTGACGTGACCCGTAAAAAGATGATTCGTTTTACGTTAATGATGGCCCAGCCAAAACTGCTTGATGAAGCCACCTTCGAAATGATCAAACAGCGTACGGCTATTAAAAAGGATAATCCTTACATCGTTGATGTGTATCTGAAGAAATACTGTGAAGGCGAATGTGTCCAGACTCTCCACCGCGGTCCTTATAATACCGAGATTGAAGATACGAAGAAGCTGATGGAATATATCACAATTCAGAATATGAAGCTCGTAGGCTTCCATCATGAAATTTATCTGAAGGATGAAGAAAAAGTTGATGAAGAAAAACTAAAAACCATCATCAGATATGCGATTGAAGAAGAGCAAGGGATGTAA
- the xth gene encoding exodeoxyribonuclease III → MKFISWNVNGIRAAVKKGFEDFFKEADADIFAIQETKAQPEQIALDFPDYHMYTNSAVKKGYSGTAVFTKKEPLNVTYGIGKEEHDQEGRVITCEFEDFYFVTCYTPNSQTELARLDYRMQWEKDFLAYLDALDEKKPVVLCGDLNVAHHEIDLKNPQSNHKNAGFSDEERSAMTRLLSHGYIDTYRYFYPDQVEYSWWSYRFKSRERNAGWRIDYFIVSKRFIEHCRDAKIYTDVMGSDHCPVSLEVNL, encoded by the coding sequence ATGAAATTTATTTCGTGGAATGTAAACGGCATCAGAGCCGCCGTTAAGAAAGGCTTTGAAGATTTCTTTAAAGAAGCGGATGCAGATATTTTTGCGATCCAGGAAACCAAAGCGCAGCCAGAGCAGATCGCTTTAGATTTTCCAGATTATCATATGTACACCAATTCAGCCGTGAAGAAGGGCTACAGCGGGACCGCCGTATTTACTAAAAAAGAGCCTTTAAACGTGACTTATGGCATTGGCAAGGAAGAACATGATCAGGAAGGAAGAGTTATTACCTGTGAATTTGAAGATTTCTATTTTGTGACCTGTTATACGCCTAATTCGCAAACTGAATTAGCCAGACTGGATTACCGGATGCAGTGGGAAAAGGATTTCTTAGCGTATTTGGATGCTTTAGATGAAAAAAAGCCAGTTGTTTTATGCGGTGATTTAAATGTGGCACATCATGAAATTGATTTAAAAAATCCCCAGAGCAATCATAAAAATGCGGGCTTTAGTGATGAAGAACGCTCAGCGATGACGCGTTTATTAAGTCATGGATACATTGATACCTATCGTTACTTCTATCCTGATCAAGTGGAATACAGCTGGTGGAGCTATCGCTTTAAATCAAGAGAAAGAAACGCTGGCTGGCGCATTGACTATTTTATTGTCTCAAAACGGTTTATTGAACACTGCCGCGATGCTAAAATATATACCGATGTGATGGGCAGTGATCATTGCCCGGTGTCTTTGGAGGTTAATCTATGA
- the yfcE gene encoding phosphodiesterase, producing the protein MRIMIISDIHGDYDCLKNVLDFYEEKQCDQLIILGDLLYHGPRNDLPAGYAPKKCIPLLNSYKDQILAVRGNCDAEVDQMVLAFPMRSDYALENIDGHTFFITHGHLYDEKHMPYLKKGDVYLYGHYHVPVFEDHGYYKVNPNSISLAKQGENGFLIYENETFTRYNLAHEILEQRKID; encoded by the coding sequence ATGAGAATAATGATTATTTCTGATATTCATGGGGATTATGACTGTCTCAAAAATGTCTTAGATTTCTATGAAGAGAAGCAGTGTGATCAGCTGATTATTTTAGGGGATCTGCTTTACCATGGTCCCCGCAATGATCTGCCAGCTGGTTATGCGCCTAAAAAATGTATTCCTTTGCTTAACAGTTATAAGGACCAGATTTTAGCGGTGCGGGGGAATTGTGATGCGGAAGTGGATCAGATGGTCTTAGCATTCCCCATGCGTAGTGATTATGCCTTAGAAAATATTGATGGGCATACATTCTTTATCACGCATGGTCATCTTTATGATGAAAAGCATATGCCATATCTTAAAAAAGGTGATGTGTATCTTTATGGTCATTATCATGTTCCGGTCTTTGAAGATCATGGCTATTATAAAGTGAATCCGAATTCTATTTCCCTAGCGAAGCAGGGAGAGAATGGTTTTCTCATCTACGAAAATGAAACTTTTACCCGTTATAACCTCGCTCATGAGATTTTGGAACAAAGAAAAATTGACTAA
- a CDS encoding GntR family transcriptional regulator, translating to MPKYKTIADEIRAKILNHEYELGQKLPYEYVLCVTYHCNKETMKKALDILVKEGYIIRRRGAGTFVKDTKPENLSTRTNNRSLTIRYKGIKKVTTDVITFEVIPCDAFLADKLHIEEGDFVYHIIRNRSLDDVPYVVEISYIPLALIPNLKIDILRHSLYEYVVSALKLKVQSTSVVITADVSGDNEQQFLGLKAVEPYIQEACISYLSDGSVLEYTMDRFHYKSYEFKTNIISQ from the coding sequence ATGCCTAAATATAAAACAATCGCGGATGAGATCAGAGCGAAAATCTTAAACCACGAATATGAATTAGGGCAGAAGCTCCCCTATGAATATGTTCTTTGTGTAACTTATCACTGCAATAAAGAAACGATGAAAAAGGCCTTGGATATCCTTGTTAAGGAAGGCTATATTATCCGCCGCCGCGGAGCGGGGACATTTGTCAAGGATACGAAACCGGAAAATTTATCGACGCGGACGAATAATCGCTCTTTAACGATTCGCTATAAAGGTATCAAAAAGGTGACGACCGATGTGATCACCTTTGAGGTTATTCCCTGTGATGCGTTTCTCGCAGATAAACTGCATATTGAAGAAGGGGATTTTGTCTACCATATTATTCGTAACCGCTCTTTAGACGACGTGCCCTATGTTGTCGAGATCTCTTATATCCCATTAGCACTGATACCAAACTTAAAAATTGATATTTTGCGTCATTCTTTGTATGAATATGTTGTCTCTGCATTAAAGCTAAAAGTGCAGTCAACTTCCGTGGTGATCACGGCGGATGTGTCAGGGGATAATGAGCAGCAGTTTCTTGGCTTAAAAGCTGTCGAACCTTATATTCAGGAGGCCTGTATTTCTTATTTATCCGATGGCTCAGTGTTAGAGTATACGATGGATCGATTCCACTATAAAAGCTATGAGTTCAAAACCAATATTATCAGTCAGTAA